The genomic DNA CGGGCTCAGGGCGTCCAGTGAAGCGGCTGTGGAAGCAAGTTTCTGCTGCAGTCGTTCGTGCAGCAGCCGGACACTGCGCTGGAGGCGATCACTGTATTCGTCGCAGAGCTGCCGGCGTTCATCGATCATCGTCTGAGGCCGCTGGAAGACGCTGCGACTT from Planctomycetaceae bacterium includes the following:
- a CDS encoding exodeoxyribonuclease VII large subunit, whose amino-acid sequence is SRSVFQRPQTMIDERRQLCDEYSDRLQRSVRLLHERLQQKLASTAASLDALSPLKVLGRGYSLTTTVDGRLLRSVSDVTVGDQISTRFVDGNILSEVVRD